Part of the Paludisphaera borealis genome, GTCCTCACAGCCTGGAGTGTTCCCGAATCGACCCAACGCTTCACCGTGCTTACGCTGACCTGGAGCCGCTCCGCGACCTCGTGTGTACGCAAAAGAGAATCGAGCGGCTTCATAAAGAGACTCCGGTAGAGAAACGGCTTGGACGATTTCATTGTAGAAATCCGTCCACAAAAAGAAAGAGCCAAGCCCTCAGGAAACCCTAAACGCATTCCCGAACCCCATATTACACAACGTATTCCATAAACTGTCGAATCTCTACAACCACAACGCCATGGACGAATTCATAAATCGTCGTGACCGATTTCCGACCACCCCCGTGCCAGTCAGCGTTGGTCATGCGGATTGCACTCTTGGAAGCGAATTCGCGGAGTGTTAGCCTGTGAGCCAGTGAAAGAGAATCGAGCCGCTCGGCCGGCGATCGGGACTTCGGGGCCGGATGCGCGAGGCCTAGCTCGACGGCGCGGCGGCGATCGAAAGGGTCTACGGGAATGTCCGAAGCATTAAGCGCCGACCATAAGGGACGGCTGATCCGTCTGCTCCAGCGCGACGCCCTGCGGCTTGGCCAGTTCACACTGGCGAGCGGCCGAAGCTCGCACTATTACATCGACGGACGCAAGGTCACGCTTGGAGCGGAAGGGGCGCGGCTGATCGGCCAAGGCGTGTTGGGACTGCTCGCAGCTCATCGCGACGTCGTGGCGGTCGGCGGCCTGACGATGGGAGCCGACCCGATCGTCGGTGCCGCCCTGGCCCTAGCGCCGGAGCACGGGCGCGGCGAGCTTCGCGGATTCCTGGTCCGGAAGCAGACGAAAGGACACGGGACGGGCAACCTGGTCGAAGGCCCCCTGGAACCCGGTTCGACCGTCGCCGTCGTTGACGACGTGGCCACGACCGGAGGCTCCTCGCTCTTGGCCGTCGACGCCGTCGAGGCGCTTGGCTGCAAGGTGGCCGTCGTGATCGCCGTGCTCGATCGACTTGAAGGCGCGGCCGAGAACTTCGCTGCTCGGGGCCTTGAATTCCACAGCCTGCTCACGATTCGCGACCTGGGCGTCGAACCGCTCGGCCCCGCCTGACGCGCCGGAATTGGATCAAGGATGATCAAACGATGGAAACCAGCCTGCATCGAGGGCTTAAGGACCACTACGGCCTCGGCCGCGGAGGTCGTTGCGAAGTCGCGGTGGCCGGCTACCGCATTGACGCCGTGGACGAAGGCGGGACGCTTATCGAGGTCCAATCAGGCCCCCTCGGCGCTCTCAAGTCCAAGCTGCGCAAGCTTTTACCAGACCATCGGGTCTGCGTCGTCAAACCGGTCGTGGTGCGCAGAAAGCTGGTCCGCTGCGACCGCGTGGACGGCCCGGAGCGGTCGATCCGTCAGAGCCCGAAGCGCGGCTCGCTGGTCGACGTCTTCGACGATCTCGTCGGCGTCGCCTCGTTCCTGCCAGACAAGAACCTGAGCGTCGAATTGCTGGGGGTGTCGATCGAGGAAGTGCGGGTGACGCGGCGGCGACGACCGGGCTACCGCGTAGTCGATCGTCGACTCGATTGCATCCTGGAGACGCTGCGACTGAACGAACCGGACGATCTCTGGGAACTACTTCCGGCCGGCTTGCCCGACTCGGAGCCGTTCACGACGCGCGATCTGGCTAGAAAGCTGGCCAGACCGCTTCCGTTCGCGCAGCGGGTCGCTTATTGCTTACGCCTTTCGGGCGCGGTCCGCCCCATCGGAAAGGTCGGCAACAGTCATCTTTACAAAGCCGAAACGTCACTTATTCACTCATTGTAGAGGGTGCGTGCAAGGACGCTCGACCGGGACCATCCACGATCAGATTTCCGGATTCGCCACGGCGAGTGGGCCGACGAGGGCGGCAGGCGCGACGGCCTGCGACGTGGTTCCGGCAATCCGGCTGCCGTTGTAGAGAAGCACCAGGTTCATTCGAGCCCGGTCCCACATCTGGGCCTCGAGCTGATCCAGGCGCTGTAGGACGGATCGCGTTGCGGCGACGTCCGTGCGAACGATCGAAGTAGGATTCATAAGCTTGACCCGCGTTGCTGAGTCTCGTCCAGGGCTCTCTGGGGAAGCCGAACTCGTCATGCCGTGGTTCACATCCCATGTGGGGAAGAGACTTCCCGACCAAGCCATGAATCACGAGATTCGGTGAGAGTCGGTCGAAAGAGAAAACGACCTTGTGTTCAGAAATTCGATGGGAAATCGTTCATTCGACGTTTCGGGGAGGAGAATGAACCATCGTTTGCATAATCTCGATGCAGCAGGTCCTGGCTATTGAGCAGAACTCGACATGCGTCGAAAGTGATGTGAGCGGCCTTGCCTCAGTGCGAAGCGAAGTAGCGAGTGGGGTCAACAGTTTGCGAAAAGGGGTCGATTCGGCGGCGTGACACAAGCATCGCTGCACCTCCTTGCTTCGCGAAAAAGCAAGATTTCCATCTTTGTCTTGGCAACATTGAGGGCGAGAGCTTTGCTGTCGAAGGTCATTGTCATAAATCCAGACGGAAAACCACTTGAATCCGCGACATGAGAGGAAGACCGGCTCGTTCTTCGGAAAACCCATTGGAAGGCGTATCAGCCTTCAGCAAAGATTGTGCCCAAAATCGACCGTCCGCGTCCGCCTGCAATCGAAGTCTGGTAAAAAAACAAAAAGCCCCGATCGGACTCCAGGGGTCCGAGCAGGGCTGCCATAGCCGATGCGTTACCCAGCCTGTCGTGGACGAGCAACGACATTTCACAGGCTACTAGCTCAAAATGCACTTGTCAATTAAAAAGACCATGAAGTTTCGGCCCATCTCCAATGTTTTCGCATGATCCGAGACGCGGCGTCGCGGCGACCTCGAGTGGCTTCCCGGCAAGGGCCTGCCGCGTGGAGGGGTTCATCCGTATAATGGAGGCAGGTGTGTTTCCAGCGGGCCAGCGCGGCGGGGTGCCTTGTCCATGAGTCTCGTCAACGACCCGGTCGGTCTTGAGGCAGCCCTCCATGAGCGCTTCGGGCTCCAGCAATTCCGGCCCGGCCAGCGCGAGGTGATCGAGCAGGTCTTGGGCGGTCGCGACGTCCTCTGCGTCATGCCCACCGGAGGAGGCAAGAGCCTCTGCTATCAACTGCCGGCCGTGGTGTCGCCCGGCGTGACCCTGGTCGTCAGCCCGC contains:
- the pyrE gene encoding orotate phosphoribosyltransferase; translation: MSEALSADHKGRLIRLLQRDALRLGQFTLASGRSSHYYIDGRKVTLGAEGARLIGQGVLGLLAAHRDVVAVGGLTMGADPIVGAALALAPEHGRGELRGFLVRKQTKGHGTGNLVEGPLEPGSTVAVVDDVATTGGSSLLAVDAVEALGCKVAVVIAVLDRLEGAAENFAARGLEFHSLLTIRDLGVEPLGPA